The following coding sequences lie in one Anomaloglossus baeobatrachus isolate aAnoBae1 chromosome 7, aAnoBae1.hap1, whole genome shotgun sequence genomic window:
- the ANTKMT gene encoding adenine nucleotide translocase lysine N-methyltransferase has translation MDDDGAQDVVSELAGQGLGAWGLLQIAGCTGLAAYSVWALVLMPGFRKVPLKLQVPYMPASARQVENVMTLLKGRAGKMADLGSGDGRIVLEAARRGFHPAVGYELNPWLLRLSYFYAWRSGYERRVTYLREDLWKVKLHDCDNVSVFLAPSVLTLLENKMLAELPADARVVTGRFPLPTWAPSAIIGEGTDRAWAYDIRTIRRTGTTPELGTEV, from the exons ATGGATGATGATGGGGCCCAGGACGTGGTGTCGGAGCTGGCGGGGCAGGGGTTGGGGGCCTGGGGGCTGCTGCAGATCGCGGGGTGCACTGGACTGGCGGCGTACTCGGTCTGGGCGCTGGTGCTGATGCCCGGCTTCCGGAAAGTGCCGCTAAAGCTGCAG GTGCCGTACATGCCCGCCAGTGCCCGACAGGTGGAGAACGTGATGACGCTGCTGAAGGGGCGCGCAGGGAAGATGGCGGACCTGGGCTCCGGGGACGGCCGGATT gtcctggaggcCGCCAGGAGGGGCTTCCACCCGGCCGTGGGCTACGAGCTGAACCCCTGGCTGCTGCGCCTGTCCTACTTCTACGCCTGGAGGTCCGGGTACGAGCGGAGGGTCACCTACCTACGCGAGGACCTGTGGAAG GTGAAGCTCCACGACTGTGACAACGTGTCCGTGTTCCTGGCCCCCAGCGTG CTCACGTTGTTGGAGAACAAGATGCTGGCGGAGCTTCCCGCCGACGCCCGGGTGGTGACCGGACGTTTCCCTCTACCCACGTGGGCGCCCAGTGCCATCATCGGAGAGGGCACAGACCGAGCCTGGGCCTATGACATCAGGACCATCCGCCGGACGGGGACGACCCCAGAACTCGGCACCGAGGTGTGA
- the CCDC78 gene encoding coiled-coil domain-containing protein 78, translating to MDASVDSDVSLKEQVRQLSNENIQLQDRNERLYAKMTELQDKMGKLAGSKTDLSSRLVLSEEEKLKISKELIELQIETNKIREHYEAETFELKNTILTLENRLMTVELHKEKLSGEYEALKDRLRSVEINRKELADEYIVLKSNYLALSKEHEHEVGKNDELSMELLNLVNREKDDTYAQSRALVNEATAELDRVRAMVNRLSARKIKPEELVASEHERKKLERNLFGNQDEIKEEIESMKKIHDTQQHKLEERVIAMGKELQEAKRAIRNTQHKMAEQSAVLLTSQSQLKEVEAENSRLQMQLKELNEEYRSRLNRYIQDLADYVDGNLRNGTGGKMEATRMKQYVDSMLSDMKASHRSREEQLATATRQYKKRMQNLIKKHESLMIAYRMQREQIMALGSNDVDPGPPEHHFSITDPDLQSQSSMELNRLREDKARLESQIQDLKEKRRINDNTMSNQQQRSQLSEENWAEIRKQLREFTHNTQEDLEKERSQLLARAVIAEEQVAELQEYVDKHLGRYKQEIMRLRRLMGSDGQRAFSADAPQSLLVRHTRRSSHEM from the exons ATGGACGCCTCTGTAGACAGCGACGTGTCTCTGAAGGAGCAGGTCCGGCAGCTGAGCAACGAGAAC ATTCAGCTGCAGGATCGTAACGAGAGGTTGTACGCCAAGATGACCGAACTGCAGGACAAGATGGGGAAACTGGCCGGGTCCAAGACGGACCTGTCCTCGCGGCTGGTGCTCAGTGAGGAGGAGAAGCTCAAG ATTTCTAAAGAGTTGATCGAACTTCAGATTGAAACCAACAAAATCAGGGAGCACTACGAGGCCGAGACATTCGAACTCAAGAATACG ATCTTGACATTGGAGAACCGGCTGATGACTGTGGAGCTTCACAAGGAGAAGCTGAGTGGAGAGTACGAGGCTTTGAAGGATCGTCTCCGATCGGTGGAGATCAACCGTAAGGAGTTGGCTGACGAGTACATCGTTCTGAAGAGTAATTACTTGGCATTGAGCAAAGAGCATGAGCATGAG GTGGGCAAAAATGATGAGCTGAGCATGGAGCTTCTCAATCTGGTCAACCGAGAGAAAGACGACACCTACGCCCAGTCTCGAGCTCTGGTCAACGAGGCCACAGCAGAACTGGACAGGGTGCGAGCCATGGTTAACCGCCTATCAGCTCGTAAGATCAAG CCTGAAGAGTTGGTGGCCTCAGAGCACGAGCGGAAAAAACTGGAAAGAAAT CTTTTCGGAAAccaggatgaaattaaggaagagaTTGAGAGCATGAAGAAGATCCATGACACTCAGCAGCATAAGCTAGAGGAGCGAGT GATCGCCATGGGTAAGGAGCTGCAAGAGGCGAAAAGAGCCATCCGCAACACACAGCACAAGATGGCCGAACAGTCCGCA GTTCTCTTGACGTCGCAAAGTCAGCTCAAGGAGGTTGAGGCAGAAAACTCGCGTCTCCAGATGCAACTGAAGGAGCTTAATGAGGAGTATCGCTCCAGACTCAACCGCTACATCCAGGACCTAGCG GATTACGTGGATGGGAACCTGAGAAATGGTACAGGAGGGAAGATGGAGGCCACACGTATGAAGCAGTACGTGGACAGCATGCTCAGTGACATGAAAGCTTCGCACAGGTCTCGGGAGGAGCAGCTGGCGACGGCGACGAGGCAGTACAAGAAGAGGATGCAGAACCTCATCAAGAAACACGAGAGCCTGATGATTGCGTATCG CATGCAGAGGGAGCAGATCATGGCTCTGGGGAGCAATGACGTGGACCCCGGCCCCCCAGAACATCACTTCTCCATCACTGACCCCGATCTACAGTCCCAGTCATCCATGGAGCTAAACCGACTGCGGGAGGACAAGGCCCGGCTGGAGTCCCAGATCCAGGACCTGAAGGAGAAG AGAAGAATAAATGACAATACGATGTccaatcaaca ACAGCGCAGTCAGCTGAGCGAGGAGAACTGGGCCGAGATCCGGAAGCAGCTGAGAGAGTTCACCCACAACACACAG GAGGATTTAGAGAAGGAGAGAAGTCAACTGCTGGCGAGAGCGGTGATAGCGGAGGAGCAGGTGGCGGAGCTGCAGGAGTATGTGGACAAGCACCTAGGAAG GTATAAGCAGGAGATAATGCGGCTGCGGAGGCTGATGGGCAGTGACGGGCAGAGAGCCTTCAGCGCTGACGCTCCCCAGTCACTGCTTGTCCGTCACACAAGGAGAAGCAGCCATGAGATGTGA
- the IGFALS gene encoding insulin-like growth factor-binding protein complex acid labile subunit produces MGPTGAEVVTLILLCSFMTRTCVSSDSRTNEGDAASSSPETKCPTFCICSYDYNEDYSVFCSSRNLSRIPDLLPTNVRALWLDGNNLTIVPTEAFKNLSQLDFLNLQSSHLTSLEPHALHGLKVLAHLHLERNTLRFLAPNTFLHTQNLVSLSLNNNYFTKIEDGLFAGLSNLWYLNLGWNSLVALPDTVFHDLPNLRELILAGNHLSYVQSPLFVSLVELKELDLSGNMLRGLKTQIFIKLHKLQKLYLNHNIISTIALRAFFGMKSLRWLDMSQNRLAALSEDTFTGLLSLHVLRLSNNSLISLRPRVFKDLQFLEELNLSYNKLRILVERVFDGLGQLEFLSLNNNNIQEIRPGAFTGLFNVAVMNLSGNCLKTLYEHSFRGLGKLHSLHMENSCISRIKPHMFLGLSNLRRLFLQRNDISVIDDNSFSDLQDLLELDLRFNKLTQLSAKSFVGLKDLSYLLLANNQLQTLSTETFSSFQRLQWLDLSDNLLNVVATDTFQPFSRLRYLGLQRNPMKTISISSSFMSSPIQQLWLHGNHWDCGCSLKDLRDICLRNTTVVPRFVQSVSEGYDTSPPTYIYNNITCARPPTVAGQDLRDLSDEHFSQCP; encoded by the exons ATGGGACCTACAGGCGCAG AGGTTGTAACCTTGATCCTTCTCTGCAGTTTTATGACGAGGACCTGTGTTTCCTCAGACTCTCGAACTAATGAAGGAGACGCCGCGTCATCATCTCCGGAGACCAAATGTCCAACATTTTGTATCTGTAGTTATGACTACAATGAAGACTACAGCGTCTTCTGCAGCTCACGGAACCTTTCCCGTATTCCAGATCTACTGCCCACAAATGTCCGAGCCTTATGGCTGGATGGGAACAATCTTACCATCGTACCCACAGAAGCTTTCAAAAACTTATCCCAGCTGGACTTTCTTAACCTGCAGAGTAGCCACCTGACTAGTCTAGAACCACACGCTCTTCATGGCCTCAAAGTTTTGGCCCATTTGCATTTAGAAAGAAACACATTACGGTTCTTGGCCCCTAACACCTTCCTTCACACCCAGAACTTGGTCTCCTTGAGCCTCAATAATAATTACTTCACAAAAATTGAAGATGGCTTATTTGCGGGTCTTTCAAACCTTTGGTACCTAAACTTGGGCTGGAACTCATTGGTGGCCCTTCCGGACACTGTATTTCATGACCTGCCTAACCTTAGAGAGCTCATTTTGGCCGGAAACCATCTATCCTACGTTCAGTCTCCATTGTTTGTGAGCTTGGTGGAACTAAAGGAACTGGACCTCAGTGGGAATATGTTACGAGGGTTGAAAACTCAAATTTTTATCAAATTACATAAGCTTCAGAAATTGTATCTCAACCACAACATCATCTCCACCATCGCTTTGCGAGCCTTTTTTGGCATGAAGTCACTCCGTTGGTTGGATATGTCACAAAATCGCCTGGCTGCCCTTTCTGAAGACACCTTCACCGGTTTACTAAGTCTCCATGTTCTTAGGTTGTCCAACAATTCTCTTATCAGCCTACGCCCAAGGGTCTTCAAGGATCTCCAGTTTTTAGAAGAGCTCAATTTGAGCTACAACAAGCTCCGGATTCTCGTTGAACGAGTGTTTGACGGTCTTGGACAACTTGAGTTCTTATCTTTGAATAACAATAACATTCAGGAGATCCGTCCAGGAGCGTTCACGGGACTCTTCAATGTGGCGGTGATGAATCTGTCAGGGAACTGCCTCAAGACTCTTTACGAACATTCGTTCCGAGGACTCGGAAAGCTTCATAGCTTACACATGGAGAACAGTTGTATCAGCAGGATAAAGCCTCACATGTTCTTGGGCCTCTCGAATCTTAGAAGGCTTTTTCTCCAGCGTAATGACATCTCAGTCATTGATGACAACAGCTTTTCTGACCTTCAAGATCTGCTAGAACTGGACCTTCGGTTCAATAAGTTGACTCAACTCTCAGCTAAATCCTTTGTGGGACTCAAGGATCTCTCATACCTTCTTCTGGCCAACAACCAACTGCAGACTCTTTCTACGGAGACCTTCAGTTCATTTCAAAGGCTACAATGGCTTGATCTTTCGGACAACCTCTTGAATGTTGTGGCTACTGACACCTTTCAGCCCTTTTCTCGTCTTCGGTATCTTGGCCTTCAAAGGAATCCGATGAAAACCATCTCGATTAGCTCCTCATTCATGAGTTCTCCAATCCAACAGCTGTGGTTACACGGGAACCATTGGGATTGTGGCTGTTCCCTAAAAGACCTCAGAGACATCTGCCTAAGAAATACCACCGTTGTGCCCAGATTTGTACAGTCTGTATCGGAGGGTTATGATACCAGTCCTCCTACTTATATCTACAACAACATCACCTGCGCCAGACCTCCGACGGTGGCAGGACAGGACTTACGGGATTTAAGTGATGAACATTTTTCACAATGTCCTTGA